One part of the Glycine soja cultivar W05 chromosome 11, ASM419377v2, whole genome shotgun sequence genome encodes these proteins:
- the LOC114374674 gene encoding uncharacterized protein LOC114374674: MGKWDHRPWRRFFRRRRSPVRPPTFYDINAPLPEYWQDGIPLWEKKYCTIVGLVPWQKIVDSKMFVYCHSNVFDWNDSAAEEAFQNAKSHYWAKINSLPCDISLPDPDTYINQIDWSPYIDPDLIKEIDGAFFIVPDEEQENAMKNKRTKTSLNDENPWECTDTPLSTALENNEVQGWNQGNSGDVDNTDNPWECSITCGNGGLTDNAWEGGPVKSWGWNEEKGHNNQCKDWNSGNSQDKVWGKARDSSWCQQQSNNLANFGNSSWHCKSSQQNVTPMKTGWRNRGANVSGWKQQEKAGVSRRNYGGGWTAQNKGNQWNQGNQWREGSHRHTLGYNGCQFQRDGCQTGHYWGKERSKKRDFFP, translated from the exons ATGGGTAAATGGGATCATCGTCCGTGGCGAAGGTTCTTCCGCCGTCGAAGATCTCCGGTGCGTCCTCCGACATTCTACGACATCAATGCCCCTCTTCCTG AATATTGGCAGGACGGAATACCCTTATGGGAGAAGAAATACTGCACTATAGTTGGATTGGTACCATGGCAGAAAATtgttgattcaaagatgtttgtATATTGCCACAGTAATGTGTTTGATTGGAATGATTCAGCTGCTGAAGAAGCTtttcaaaatgccaaaagtcatTACTGGGCAAAGATCAACAGCCTTCCCTGTGATATTTCTCTGCCTGATCCAGATacatatattaatcaaatagatTGGAGTCCTTACATTGATCCGGATCTGATTAAGGAAATAGACGGAGCATTCTTTATTGTGCCAGATGAGGAACAAGAAAATGccatgaaaaacaaaagaacaaaaacttCTCTTAATGATGAAAATCCTTGGGAATGTACTGATACACCTCTTAGCACAgctttagaaaataatgaagtaCAAGGATGGAACCAGGGAAACTCTGGAGATGTGGATAATACTGACAATCCATGGGAGTGTAGCATTACTTGTGGAAATGGAGGATTAACTGACAATGCTTGGGAAGGTGGTCCTGTTAAGTCATGGGGTTGGAATGAAGAAAAAGGCCATAACAATCAATGTAAGGATTGGAATTCTGGAAACTCACAAGATAAAGTATGGGGTAAAGCTAGGGACAGTTCTTGGTGCCAGCAGCAGTCAAATAATTTAGCTAACTTTGGCAACTCTTCTTGGCATTGCAAATCTAGTCAACAGAATGTAACTCCAATGAAGACAGGATGGCGAAACAGAGGAGCAAATGTGTCAGGATGGAAGCAACAGGAAAAGGCTGGTGTTTCTAGAAGGAATTATGGAGGAGGGTGGACTGCTCAGAATAAGGGTAACCAGTGGAATCAGGGCAACCAGTGGAGGGAAGGCTCTCATCGGCATACATTAGGCTATAATGGCTGTCAATTCCAAAGGGATGGTTGTCAAACAGGTCATTACTGGGGTAAAGAGAGAAGTAAAAAGAGGGATTTCTTCCCTTGA
- the LOC114374259 gene encoding uncharacterized protein LOC114374259, with translation MTTLFCVSNPISHLSAFASLRAPPFFFNSPALRIHAGGRERRGSAVATRAGPSTSSILFAIALPSSLLGVTILAALRMGDKLDRDWLEEMARNEALMELETYDDDDNDDNDDVSSEEDSMETNVQEKPALTQARNRPKREA, from the exons ATGACGACCTTGTTCTGCGTCTCCAATCCAATCTCTCACCTCTCCGCATTTGCTTCCTTGAGGGCCCCGCCCTTCTTCTTCAACTCTCCGGCGCTTCGCATCCACGCCGGCGGCCGGGAACGGCGGGGCTCGGCGGTGGCGACTCGTGCGGGTCCCAGCACTAGCAGCATCCTCTTTGCCATTGCGCTCCCGTCCTCTCTCCTCGGCGTCACCATTTTAGCTGCACTTCGAATGGGCGATAAGCTCGACCGAGACTGGCTTGAAGAG ATGGCAAGAAATGAAGCTTTAATGGAACTTGAAACATATGATGACGATGACAATGATGATAACGATGATGTCAGCAGCGAAGAGGATAGTATGGAAACTAATGTGCAAGAAAAGCCTGCCCTTACACAAGCTCGCAATAGACCCAAAAGGGAAGCTTAA